A genomic region of Candidatus Krumholzibacteriota bacterium contains the following coding sequences:
- a CDS encoding S9 family peptidase, protein MTFSRSIRFLLAMTAFLAAPLSISAAGQFDHPVTDSPRAITFDDLISMGRIGSYEVSPDGEMIAFTVSWYDKDDNSSNTDIYLVAVKGGEPWPFARSEGDDYSPKWSPDGKNIAFISDRDGSSQIWIIPVGGGEGHRITDIPTGASDPVWAPDGKTIAFNSNVYPDCPDMDCNRERLEKDRSSNVRARLIDHLLFRHWNHWRNGRWSHLFLVDLEGGDPVEINKGRTDVPPISLGGEQDYSFSPDGKELCFSMNPDPVVAISTNNDLYIMDITSGKTKQITAHNLSNDNDPRYSPDGRYIAYRAQMRPGFEADRFRLMLYDRKKSETIVLTEDFDYSVSHFTWAPDSRTIWFNAQDRGRYCICKVTTKGDDAEKIFTGNYDSNIRITPDGKTLIVLRQSVDHPADLFSISIKSKKSTRLTDINAKILADIEMNPLEEFWFKGAAGRDVHGLIVKPPFFEEGKKYPMILLIHGGPQGAFGDDFHFRWNIQMFASPGYVVATINFTGSTGYGQGFTDAISGDWGGAPYTDIMNGMDYILTDDKYSYIDKDRIGAAGASYGGYMIDWIEGHTDRFKCLVSHAGVYNLESMYGATEELWFPEWEFKGMPWTNPETYSIFSPHRFVSEFRTPCLVVHGEHDYRVPYTQGLEFFTALQRQGIESRLLFFPDEDHFVRKPQNAELWWNTLIEWFDEHLKEEAVND, encoded by the coding sequence ATGACTTTTTCCAGATCGATCCGCTTTCTTCTGGCGATGACGGCATTTCTCGCCGCACCCCTGTCAATATCCGCCGCGGGACAGTTCGACCACCCGGTAACGGACAGTCCGAGGGCCATTACCTTCGACGACCTCATCTCCATGGGCCGGATCGGAAGCTACGAAGTCTCACCTGACGGAGAGATGATAGCATTCACCGTCTCATGGTACGACAAGGATGACAACTCATCCAATACCGATATCTATCTCGTTGCGGTCAAAGGGGGAGAACCCTGGCCATTCGCTCGAAGCGAGGGCGACGATTATTCACCGAAATGGTCCCCGGACGGAAAAAATATCGCTTTCATCTCAGACAGGGACGGAAGTTCACAGATATGGATAATTCCGGTCGGTGGTGGCGAAGGGCACAGGATAACAGATATCCCCACGGGGGCATCCGATCCGGTATGGGCCCCCGATGGCAAGACGATAGCTTTCAATTCGAATGTCTACCCCGATTGCCCCGACATGGACTGCAACAGGGAACGACTTGAAAAGGACCGCTCAAGCAATGTGAGAGCGAGGCTCATAGACCATCTCCTTTTCCGCCACTGGAATCACTGGCGTAACGGAAGATGGAGCCATCTGTTCCTCGTCGATCTCGAGGGAGGCGATCCGGTCGAGATCAACAAGGGGAGGACCGACGTACCTCCCATCTCACTTGGAGGAGAACAGGACTACTCCTTCTCACCGGACGGGAAGGAACTCTGCTTCTCGATGAATCCCGATCCGGTCGTCGCTATCTCGACGAATAACGACCTCTACATAATGGATATCACGTCGGGGAAGACGAAACAGATCACTGCCCATAACCTCTCCAACGACAACGATCCGCGCTATTCTCCGGACGGAAGATATATCGCTTACCGCGCCCAGATGAGGCCGGGATTTGAAGCGGACCGTTTTCGACTGATGCTCTACGACCGGAAAAAATCCGAGACAATTGTCCTGACGGAGGATTTCGATTACAGCGTCAGCCATTTTACCTGGGCTCCGGACAGCAGGACGATCTGGTTCAACGCACAGGACAGGGGGCGCTATTGTATATGTAAAGTTACGACAAAGGGAGATGACGCGGAAAAGATATTTACTGGAAATTATGACTCGAATATACGGATCACTCCCGATGGAAAGACCCTGATCGTACTGAGGCAGAGCGTCGACCATCCAGCCGACCTTTTCTCCATTTCGATCAAAAGCAAAAAATCAACGAGACTGACTGATATCAACGCGAAGATCCTCGCTGATATAGAAATGAATCCTCTTGAAGAATTCTGGTTCAAGGGAGCCGCCGGAAGAGATGTCCATGGATTGATAGTAAAACCGCCTTTCTTTGAGGAAGGGAAGAAATACCCCATGATCCTGCTTATCCACGGCGGTCCGCAGGGTGCTTTCGGGGATGATTTCCACTTCAGGTGGAACATCCAGATGTTCGCCTCTCCCGGATACGTCGTGGCAACGATCAATTTCACCGGGAGCACGGGATATGGACAGGGATTCACCGACGCGATAAGCGGTGACTGGGGCGGCGCTCCATATACTGACATCATGAACGGGATGGATTATATCCTCACCGATGACAAATACAGTTATATCGACAAAGACAGGATCGGGGCCGCGGGAGCGTCGTATGGAGGCTACATGATAGACTGGATCGAGGGTCATACAGACCGTTTCAAGTGCCTCGTCTCCCATGCCGGTGTCTACAATCTTGAAAGCATGTACGGGGCGACAGAGGAATTGTGGTTCCCCGAGTGGGAATTCAAAGGGATGCCATGGACGAACCCGGAGACATATTCGATCTTTTCTCCCCACAGATTCGTATCGGAATTCAGGACACCGTGCCTTGTAGTTCATGGCGAACATGATTACAGGGTCCCGTATACGCAGGGGCTGGAGTTTTTTACCGCCCTGCAGAGACAGGGTATCGAATCCAGACTGCTCTTTTTCCCCGATGAGGATCACTTCGTCCGCAAGCCGCAGAACGCCGAGTTATGGTGGAATACGCTGATCGAGTGGTTCGATGAACATCTCAAGGAAGAAGCGGTGAACGACTGA
- a CDS encoding PhzF family phenazine biosynthesis protein — MIRKLVYEHVDVFTDKPFRGNQLAVFPNPGKLTKVQMQQIAREINFSETTFVFAAKTSDAEAKVRIFTPAEEIPFAGHPTLGTAFVLIKKKKGKKPSTLNLELDVGTITVDVAKSTAKETKLTMHQPVPEFGSALQNRGQAARAVGVKGFDLLGGGVVSNGMAFLIVEVRDSEVVSSCKLNIEEAVSVMDRHKVNGIYIFSRKEGKKINVHARFFAPSLAVPEDPATGSAAGALGGYLARIFKFPPNLKLVIEQGKEMNRASLLEVDVDCDRGMVHAVKVSGNVVHVGEGSILIP, encoded by the coding sequence ATGATCCGAAAACTCGTTTATGAGCACGTGGACGTATTTACAGATAAGCCATTCAGGGGCAACCAGCTTGCTGTATTTCCCAATCCGGGAAAATTGACCAAAGTCCAGATGCAGCAGATCGCTAGAGAGATCAATTTTTCCGAGACTACTTTTGTTTTTGCCGCAAAAACCAGCGACGCCGAAGCGAAGGTCAGGATCTTCACTCCCGCCGAGGAGATCCCTTTTGCAGGGCATCCGACTCTCGGCACTGCTTTCGTACTCATAAAAAAGAAAAAGGGCAAAAAACCGTCAACACTCAATCTTGAGCTTGATGTCGGTACGATAACGGTCGATGTGGCGAAATCGACGGCGAAAGAGACAAAACTGACGATGCATCAGCCTGTCCCGGAATTCGGATCGGCGCTCCAGAACAGGGGACAGGCGGCAAGGGCAGTCGGCGTGAAAGGTTTCGACCTGCTTGGGGGAGGGGTAGTCTCGAACGGAATGGCTTTTCTGATAGTAGAGGTCCGGGACAGTGAGGTGGTAAGCTCCTGTAAACTCAATATTGAAGAAGCAGTCAGTGTAATGGATAGGCACAAGGTGAATGGCATATATATCTTTTCAAGAAAAGAAGGGAAAAAGATAAATGTGCACGCCCGCTTTTTTGCTCCCTCTCTTGCCGTGCCGGAGGATCCCGCTACAGGATCAGCCGCCGGTGCTCTTGGCGGTTATCTCGCCAGGATCTTCAAGTTCCCTCCCAATCTTAAACTCGTTATTGAGCAGGGCAAGGAGATGAACAGGGCCTCGCTGCTTGAGGTAGATGTCGATTGCGATAGAGGTATGGTGCACGCGGTGAAGGTCTCCGGCAATGTAGTTCATGTCGGAGAAGGGAGTATTTTGATCCCGTAG
- a CDS encoding peptidyl-prolyl cis-trans isomerase codes for MVYFKTNLGNFTVELYEKEAPVTVNNFLHYVDHKFYNGLIFHRIIDGFMIQGGGFSPDMVQKSPSPPIENEATNGLKNLKYTIAMARTGVVNSATSQFFINVQDNPALDHKDTSQRGFGYCVFGKVVEGMDVIDKIKVVKTTTKGSYGDVPVKPVIIKSVTKIASEEG; via the coding sequence ATGGTATATTTCAAAACAAACCTTGGAAACTTTACTGTCGAGCTTTACGAAAAAGAAGCTCCCGTGACGGTCAATAATTTTCTCCACTACGTGGATCATAAGTTCTATAACGGATTGATCTTTCACCGGATCATCGACGGATTCATGATCCAGGGCGGCGGATTCAGCCCCGATATGGTCCAGAAATCGCCCAGCCCGCCAATCGAGAATGAAGCGACCAATGGACTTAAAAACCTCAAATACACTATCGCGATGGCAAGGACGGGGGTCGTCAACAGCGCGACTTCGCAGTTCTTCATCAATGTGCAGGACAATCCCGCTCTTGATCATAAAGACACGTCGCAGAGAGGTTTCGGATATTGCGTCTTTGGAAAAGTGGTCGAGGGAATGGATGTCATCGACAAGATCAAGGTAGTAAAGACAACGACAAAGGGAAGTTATGGAGATGTGCCGGTAAAACCGGTCATAATCAAATCGGTAACGAAGATCGCCAGCGAAGAAGGTTAG
- a CDS encoding O-antigen ligase family protein — protein sequence MNQSQAVWSRIDRTGYIFLGFSLLVIVALFRMDRNYIFAIPVLAGGVLFFRRPSIIIYPLILFAFLRLDAWMSTYVSLPFGKIIFLLSFLSIAVTFLLTGERLNSPGAPVVFFVIFLVTGFLTGMIEASRQGIVLWLEDTLYAASYFFIVYLAVNSWGRLEKIIFLVMVTGIIASLLNFAEFFDPAGIAFSHSSGRAAGFLKNANTSAFVINLAMITSIYFLETVRQRWKAISIVLAQTIFFFGVFTTFSREGLMLATLIFTSQFAVIRRRGRRGLILIVAGVIVTAGLIRAIDFISTGAAGDVRYSFQKISSLAQGDFDDNDRFDLLKFHLNRFRQKPLTGHGLYSALTYSIQEEGLAASDVPNGPHNTFVMILSEAGFIPLLAYLALIGILFLNLIDKGEMGKTERGRAMRACLLMLLAAFLIHHWFSHMMLLARFSMVLVALFSLPARVRCPDINPAGIP from the coding sequence TTGAACCAATCTCAGGCAGTCTGGAGCAGGATAGATCGGACGGGATATATATTCCTGGGATTCTCCCTTCTTGTCATAGTGGCGCTTTTCAGGATGGACAGGAATTATATTTTCGCGATCCCCGTCCTTGCCGGAGGAGTCCTTTTCTTTCGAAGGCCATCGATAATTATATACCCATTGATCCTGTTTGCTTTCCTCAGGCTCGACGCGTGGATGTCGACCTATGTATCACTTCCTTTTGGCAAGATAATCTTTCTGTTGTCGTTCCTGTCGATCGCTGTGACATTCCTGCTTACCGGCGAAAGGCTCAATAGTCCGGGGGCGCCGGTTGTCTTCTTCGTTATTTTCCTCGTGACCGGTTTTCTGACCGGGATGATCGAAGCATCTCGCCAGGGGATCGTTCTGTGGCTTGAAGATACTCTTTACGCGGCCAGCTACTTTTTTATCGTCTACCTGGCGGTAAACAGCTGGGGAAGGCTTGAGAAGATCATCTTTCTCGTCATGGTGACGGGGATCATCGCGAGCCTGCTCAATTTCGCCGAGTTTTTCGATCCCGCCGGGATCGCTTTTTCGCATTCCAGTGGAAGAGCCGCCGGTTTTCTCAAGAACGCCAACACATCGGCTTTCGTGATAAATCTCGCGATGATAACTTCGATCTACTTCCTTGAGACCGTGAGACAGAGGTGGAAGGCGATCTCGATAGTCCTGGCTCAGACGATCTTTTTTTTCGGCGTTTTTACGACATTTTCAAGAGAAGGACTTATGCTTGCCACCCTGATATTCACCTCCCAGTTCGCCGTGATCCGCAGGCGCGGACGAAGAGGATTGATATTGATCGTAGCAGGAGTCATAGTGACTGCCGGATTGATCAGGGCGATCGATTTTATTTCGACCGGCGCCGCTGGAGATGTCAGATATTCGTTCCAGAAGATATCCTCGCTTGCGCAGGGGGATTTCGATGACAATGACAGGTTTGATCTCCTCAAGTTCCACCTGAACAGATTCAGGCAGAAGCCCCTGACAGGTCATGGCCTCTATTCCGCCCTTACATACTCGATTCAGGAGGAAGGCCTTGCCGCGAGCGATGTTCCCAACGGACCGCATAATACTTTCGTGATGATACTGTCTGAGGCAGGATTCATCCCTCTTCTGGCATACCTGGCCCTTATAGGGATCCTTTTTCTTAATCTCATTGATAAAGGCGAAATGGGAAAAACAGAGAGGGGCCGGGCGATGCGCGCCTGTCTCCTTATGCTTTTAGCTGCTTTTCTGATTCATCACTGGTTTTCCCATATGATGCTGCTCGCAAGGTTTTCGATGGTACTGGTCGCGCTTTTTTCCCTGCCCGCCAGGGTGAGGTGCCCGGATATCAATCCCGCAGGTATTCCCTGA
- a CDS encoding HAMP domain-containing histidine kinase, whose product MKKDKKKVEEKSAAREEGQKNDAEGKGPDYFRAVIAFIETELAENSLDAINRQLMLVLSRQLGSDVAAVYITDQNDRKFRLNGSLGRDREDFPRTLDFDSAFVRWIRKERGPLFIDRFFAGAGELAAAEMDFLAGIDQNGLSYACAIGDRSALVGVLFFAAGSSGKGLSAREAEFVEMLSRSAAVKMRELAMIDEAARLREKNDQFSLLRKEVTERNREGLKTQLSVLKSTLYSLESDDISSGILIDMARSAVMKMESRMEQFLSLCDIGVDGADLDIRKTEISSLIEEIMKEYIPELESKNITVRFDDRIPLREVYVDPVNLGIAVRNIVDNAIFHIDRGGVIEIGLHSSESGPGDDDGVELGAGGAASTLRGDKLAGILQSTDHSLERISREISLEADRYENFVVIRVRDDGPGIAAGRVSTLSTITGEGNPDPDRSSPGRPTGLAIARMIAESHGGKLFCRSSIGSGSEFSLWVPDTN is encoded by the coding sequence ATGAAAAAAGATAAAAAGAAGGTCGAAGAAAAATCAGCCGCTCGTGAAGAAGGGCAGAAGAATGATGCGGAAGGGAAAGGACCTGATTATTTCAGGGCAGTGATTGCTTTTATCGAGACGGAACTTGCCGAAAACAGCCTTGACGCAATAAACCGGCAGTTGATGCTTGTCTTGTCCAGGCAGCTCGGATCAGATGTGGCAGCGGTATATATCACCGATCAAAACGATCGGAAGTTCCGGTTGAACGGTTCGCTCGGAAGAGACAGAGAAGACTTTCCCCGGACTCTGGATTTCGACTCGGCGTTTGTCAGATGGATCAGAAAGGAAAGAGGACCACTTTTCATAGACAGGTTCTTTGCCGGCGCGGGCGAGCTTGCCGCGGCCGAGATGGATTTTCTCGCGGGGATCGATCAAAACGGTCTGTCATATGCCTGCGCCATCGGGGATCGATCGGCACTTGTCGGGGTACTCTTTTTTGCCGCCGGCTCGAGTGGGAAGGGACTGTCGGCACGGGAGGCGGAGTTCGTCGAGATGCTTTCGCGCTCAGCCGCGGTGAAGATGCGCGAGCTCGCGATGATCGATGAGGCTGCCCGATTGAGAGAAAAAAACGATCAGTTCTCGCTTCTTCGCAAGGAAGTGACCGAGCGCAACAGAGAGGGGCTGAAGACCCAGCTTTCAGTCCTGAAAAGCACTCTCTATTCTCTTGAATCGGATGATATAAGCAGCGGAATCCTTATAGATATGGCAAGAAGCGCCGTGATGAAGATGGAGAGCAGGATGGAACAGTTCCTGTCCCTTTGCGATATAGGTGTCGACGGAGCTGATCTCGATATCAGGAAGACAGAGATATCGTCGCTTATCGAAGAGATAATGAAGGAATATATCCCCGAACTCGAATCGAAGAATATTACGGTGAGGTTCGATGACAGGATCCCGCTGCGAGAAGTATACGTCGACCCGGTCAATCTCGGAATCGCCGTAAGGAATATCGTCGACAACGCCATTTTTCATATCGACAGGGGAGGAGTGATCGAGATCGGCCTGCATTCAAGCGAGTCGGGGCCGGGAGATGATGACGGCGTCGAACTCGGTGCCGGAGGCGCGGCCAGTACACTCCGTGGTGACAAGCTGGCCGGGATTCTCCAATCGACAGATCATTCTCTCGAAAGGATATCGCGAGAGATCTCTCTTGAGGCCGACAGGTACGAAAATTTTGTCGTTATAAGGGTCCGGGATGACGGACCGGGTATAGCGGCCGGCAGGGTGTCCACGCTGTCGACGATCACTGGAGAGGGAAATCCCGATCCGGATAGGTCTTCACCGGGCAGGCCGACCGGGCTTGCTATCGCGCGGATGATAGCCGAAAGCCATGGCGGCAAGCTGTTCTGCAGGAGTTCGATCGGATCGGGCAGTGAATTTTCTCTCTGGGTCCCCGATACGAACTGA
- a CDS encoding transcriptional repressor, giving the protein MNSLDSTIVKLKAEGFKLTPQRISVIKYMIGNKDHPSAGDIYKSLKKKYSGLAFSTVYNTLKMLLKINEISVVNIAEEYMNYDPETSVHFHLLCGNCRRIIDIPADENLYDIIRNSGINGHEIKSYQLNFNGICSDCLEK; this is encoded by the coding sequence ATGAATTCTCTTGATTCGACGATCGTTAAACTGAAAGCTGAAGGGTTCAAACTTACGCCGCAGAGGATCTCAGTGATCAAATATATGATCGGTAACAAAGATCATCCGAGCGCCGGTGATATCTACAAAAGTCTGAAGAAGAAATATTCCGGTCTCGCGTTTTCCACTGTTTACAATACGTTAAAGATGCTCCTTAAGATAAACGAGATAAGTGTGGTCAATATAGCTGAAGAATACATGAATTATGATCCGGAGACATCTGTCCATTTTCATCTGCTCTGTGGAAATTGCCGAAGGATAATCGATATTCCCGCTGATGAGAATCTGTATGATATCATAAGGAATTCGGGTATAAATGGACATGAGATAAAATCATATCAGCTTAATTTCAATGGTATCTGCAGCGACTGTCTTGAAAAATAA
- a CDS encoding endonuclease, giving the protein MAGVDRKRRDGENVILKIYTLLLGEYGSQRWWPVTPRGGLRPEYSGGPVDDRQRHEVCYGAILTQNTSWKNASAAIVNMNREGILDPEDILSVDLDKLATTIRPCGYYNSKAVKLKELSRYLIENRGVKRETLLKVKGVGPETADSILLYAFGELFFVVDAYTRRIFSRTGLIDGREAYESVRKYFEHALPPDASLYGEYHALIVEHARRRCLRRTPLCVDCPLISLCRRVMER; this is encoded by the coding sequence ATGGCCGGCGTCGATAGAAAAAGAAGAGACGGAGAGAACGTCATCCTGAAGATCTACACGCTGCTCCTTGGCGAGTATGGTTCTCAGCGCTGGTGGCCAGTCACTCCACGCGGGGGATTGAGACCCGAATACTCCGGTGGTCCTGTCGATGATCGTCAGAGACACGAGGTTTGTTACGGCGCGATCCTGACCCAGAACACGTCATGGAAGAACGCCTCAGCGGCGATAGTGAATATGAACAGGGAGGGGATCCTCGATCCCGAAGATATTCTATCGGTCGACCTCGACAAACTGGCAACTACGATCAGACCCTGTGGATACTACAATTCAAAAGCGGTGAAACTGAAGGAACTCTCCCGCTATCTTATTGAAAACAGGGGTGTGAAAAGAGAGACATTGCTCAAAGTGAAAGGGGTCGGACCTGAAACGGCGGATTCGATCCTTCTCTACGCATTCGGGGAACTTTTTTTTGTCGTCGATGCCTACACAAGGAGGATATTTTCCAGGACCGGGCTTATAGACGGGAGGGAAGCGTACGAATCTGTCAGAAAATATTTTGAGCATGCCCTTCCGCCAGACGCCTCTCTCTACGGGGAATATCACGCTCTGATCGTTGAGCACGCCAGGCGCCGTTGTCTCAGGAGAACGCCTCTATGCGTCGACTGCCCGCTCATATCTCTTTGCCGCCGGGTAATGGAACGATAA
- a CDS encoding AbgT family transporter — protein sequence MNKPELIDHNPAKRGISLRLLDRIEKAGNRLPHPATLFAIFALMIAVISDIIFRLGITAIHPGTGKVVEAVSMLNADGLRFMYSKATDNFVHFPPLGIVLVAMIGIGVAEGSGLISALLRHLVTAAPKRLVTAAVITAGILSHLASSAGYVVLIPLGAMIFTAFKRHPIAGIAAAFCGVSGGFGANFLIGSIDPILAGLTESAASLIDPGMHINPAVNFYFMVASAFLIVILGTWVTEKFVEPRLGSYEGKLDSFETVSKNEKKGLVWAGIAVAVTLGILLILALPPGAVLRDPVTGSLLRSPFVSGMITAIMLFFLIPGIVYGVVTGTVRNDKDVVKHMTSSMKGLAGYIVLVFFAGQFVYYFKQSNIGVLLAIKGAQLLQNIGFTGISLLVAFVLLSAFINLFMGSASAKWAIMAPVFVPMFMLLGYHPGITQAAFRIGDSITNIITPMMSYFALIVAFAQKYDEKYGIGTITATMVPYTVVFGVAWTLLLALWMWLGLPTGPGAPIHLP from the coding sequence ATGAATAAACCGGAATTGATCGATCATAACCCGGCTAAACGGGGAATCTCCCTGAGGCTGCTCGACAGGATAGAAAAAGCAGGGAACAGGCTCCCTCATCCGGCGACTCTTTTTGCCATATTCGCCCTCATGATCGCCGTCATCTCCGATATTATCTTCCGTCTGGGCATTACGGCGATACATCCAGGAACCGGTAAGGTAGTCGAGGCGGTCAGTATGCTGAATGCTGACGGCCTCCGTTTCATGTATTCGAAGGCGACTGACAATTTCGTACATTTCCCCCCCCTGGGCATAGTACTTGTCGCGATGATAGGGATCGGGGTGGCCGAAGGATCGGGGCTTATCTCGGCGCTGCTCAGGCATCTTGTCACTGCCGCGCCGAAAAGACTCGTCACCGCGGCGGTCATCACGGCCGGAATACTTTCCCACCTCGCCTCAAGCGCGGGTTATGTCGTTCTCATACCGCTCGGCGCGATGATATTCACCGCTTTTAAAAGGCACCCTATAGCAGGGATAGCGGCCGCTTTCTGCGGAGTCTCCGGCGGATTCGGCGCGAACTTCCTGATAGGTTCGATAGATCCTATCCTTGCCGGCCTTACCGAGTCGGCAGCTTCGCTGATCGACCCGGGGATGCATATCAATCCCGCCGTAAACTTCTACTTCATGGTAGCTTCGGCATTTCTGATCGTAATACTCGGAACATGGGTCACTGAAAAATTCGTCGAACCGAGGCTCGGCAGTTACGAGGGAAAACTAGACAGTTTCGAAACGGTATCGAAGAACGAGAAAAAGGGTCTTGTCTGGGCAGGTATCGCCGTCGCTGTCACCCTTGGCATCCTGTTGATCCTCGCCCTGCCGCCGGGAGCTGTCCTTCGTGATCCCGTGACCGGGTCGCTTCTTCGATCACCTTTTGTCAGCGGCATGATAACGGCGATCATGCTCTTCTTCCTTATCCCCGGAATCGTCTATGGCGTCGTGACGGGAACTGTCCGGAATGACAAGGATGTCGTAAAGCATATGACATCTTCGATGAAGGGCCTGGCCGGTTACATAGTCCTCGTATTCTTCGCCGGACAGTTCGTCTATTATTTCAAACAATCCAACATAGGAGTCCTCCTGGCGATCAAGGGAGCCCAGTTGCTCCAGAATATAGGATTTACCGGGATATCACTTCTCGTGGCTTTTGTCCTCCTGTCGGCGTTCATCAACCTTTTCATGGGAAGCGCTTCAGCCAAATGGGCGATCATGGCTCCGGTCTTCGTTCCGATGTTCATGCTGCTCGGATATCATCCCGGGATCACGCAAGCCGCCTTCAGGATAGGCGATTCGATAACGAATATAATCACTCCGATGATGAGCTACTTCGCGCTGATCGTAGCGTTCGCCCAGAAATATGACGAAAAATACGGCATAGGCACTATCACCGCGACGATGGTCCCCTATACGGTCGTATTCGGAGTCGCATGGACTCTTCTGCTTGCCCTGTGGATGTGGCTCGGGCTGCCTACCGGACCAGGCGCCCCGATTCATCTGCCTTAA
- a CDS encoding HDOD domain-containing protein, giving the protein MNRREAIISKLPLVRAIPGTAINVMKILQDPEFEIDDLLEAIEYNQGLTSNLLRMANSAMFGAPGFINNMKDAVTRLGANNIYRMTVASVVSPSAKQKVEGYDLEAGDLWLHSVSVALCTERLAKKLKLRVPPYSFTAAILHDIGKIVLGSFLEIDSAPINFLVRRKGYTLFEAEKKILGIDHAEVGALLLARWNIPDEIISIARWHHEPEKCRRDCQVAQMIHLADTISMRLIIGQDDTMSIEGLPRGLIEKFAIDEELIETVISETLDLLEKSRDLYQIELPTPITGDGES; this is encoded by the coding sequence ATGAACAGGCGCGAAGCGATAATCTCAAAACTACCACTCGTCAGGGCTATTCCCGGAACCGCGATCAACGTAATGAAAATATTGCAGGACCCCGAGTTCGAGATCGATGACCTTCTTGAAGCGATAGAATACAACCAGGGGCTGACATCGAATCTGCTCAGAATGGCGAATTCGGCGATGTTTGGCGCGCCTGGATTCATAAACAACATGAAAGACGCGGTCACGCGTCTTGGAGCGAATAATATCTACAGGATGACAGTCGCCTCGGTAGTCTCGCCATCAGCAAAACAGAAGGTCGAAGGATATGACCTGGAAGCGGGAGATCTGTGGCTCCACTCGGTCTCGGTGGCGCTCTGCACGGAGAGGCTGGCGAAAAAACTCAAACTGCGCGTCCCCCCATATTCCTTCACCGCCGCGATCCTTCATGATATCGGGAAAATAGTCCTCGGGTCTTTCCTGGAGATCGATTCTGCTCCGATAAATTTTCTCGTAAGGCGAAAAGGGTACACTCTGTTCGAAGCTGAAAAAAAGATCCTCGGTATAGACCACGCCGAAGTGGGAGCTCTTCTCCTTGCCAGATGGAATATACCGGATGAAATAATCTCGATCGCCCGATGGCACCATGAACCGGAGAAGTGCAGGAGGGACTGCCAGGTGGCCCAAATGATCCATCTGGCTGACACTATCTCGATGCGCCTGATCATAGGTCAGGACGACACCATGAGCATTGAAGGACTTCCCCGCGGGCTTATCGAAAAATTCGCCATCGATGAGGAATTGATCGAGACTGTCATCTCGGAGACACTCGATCTTCTTGAAAAATCGAGGGACCTTTACCAGATCGAACTTCCCACTCCGATCACGGGGGATGGGGAATCCTGA